Proteins from a single region of Argopecten irradians isolate NY chromosome 7, Ai_NY, whole genome shotgun sequence:
- the LOC138327543 gene encoding integrase/recombinase xerD homolog, whose protein sequence is MVPNHLKDLAMGVPELLQNCKANSTVRKYCYGFLRWRKWAKQNGFEEENIFPVKPFHLCIYLTFLVKNNGNVGSLTDAMYGVKWAHDIVGRVSPTVSLLVKNVFEGAKRLLAKPVQKKQVITVSILDKLYDKIYDKENLYNQRIITMCLFAYAGFMRSAEVLALRRSDVQIRTSHMEIFVEQSKTDIYRDGAWIIVSRTGSRLCPVCNFELYLKLAGISVDSEEFVFRNLTKMASGRYSLRNVDKPMTYSRFREIFIEAFTTIVQDIMISQFGLHSLRAGGASAAANSGIPDRMFKRHGRWKSETAKDGYIKDDFRERLNVSMHLNL, encoded by the coding sequence ATGGTCCCTAATCACCTTAAGGATTTAGCGATGGGTGTGCCCGAGCTGCTTCAGAATTGTAAAGCTAACAGTACTGTTAGAAAATATTGCTATGGATTTTTAAGATGGAGGAAGTGGGCTAAACAGAATGGTTTCGAGGAGGAGAATATTTTTCCAGTGAAACCTTTTCATTTGTGCATATACTTAACTTTTTTAGTGAAAAACAATGGGAACGTCGGTTCATTAACTGATGCAATGTATGGTGTTAAATGGGCACACGATATTGTAGGCAGAGTTTCGCCAACAGTGTCATTATTGgtcaaaaatgtatttgaagGTGCTAAAAGGTTATTAGCGAAGCCTGTACAGAAAAAACAGGTGATTACTGTTTCTATTTTAGATAAACTTTATGATAAGATTTATGATAAGGAAAATTTATATAATCAGAGGATTATTACAATGTGTTTGTTTGCTTATGCAGGATTCATGAGGAGCGCAGAGGTGCTGGCATTGAGGAGATCGGACGTACAGATACGCACATCGCATATGGAAATATTTGTTGAACAGTCCAAGACGGACATTTACCGGGATGGTGCATGGATTATAGTGAGTAGAACTGGATCGCGTTTGTGCCCGGTGtgtaattttgaattatatttaaaattggcTGGAATATCAGTTGATTCGGAGGAGTTTGTGTTCAGAAATCTTACGAAAATGGCTTCCGGCAGGTATAGCTTAAGGAATGTCGACAAGCCTATGACATATTCTAGATTCAGGGAAATTTTCATTGAAGCTTTCACTACTATTGTTCAGGATATCATGATAAGTCAATTCGGTTTACATAGTTTGCGTGCTGGTGGTGCTTCTGCCGCTGCGAATTCTGGTATTCCGGACAGGATGTTCAAACGACATGGCCGATGGAAGTCGGAAACAGCAAAAGATGGATACATTAAAGACGATTTTCGTGAACGTTTGAATGTGTCTATGCATTTAAATTTGTAG
- the LOC138326903 gene encoding chitin deacetylase 1-like: MVDEIDVIKNRIFIGLVVLGIEIILVIFVSLAPDTYFLSRPLGLEEDDLAGPCQQGVNCLLPKCFCSTFEHQMNVRDIPQMVYFGFDDGMTTAAANHYLQLFTPDRKNPNGCPITASLYVADEFTDYNALGDLYRRGFEVAVHSVTHENLKTGSSVRKEAREERRRITTLTGVPEDEIVGWRSPSLVTAGDAQDSVLKELGFTYDISLTYVKQHMNEREPFPFTLDYAWPYQCHIPSCPNHTHKGLWEVPVNSMRDFKDEFACVYVDGCLNRPESVEEAYKYIMLNFKDNYFGNRAPFGFNMHYAWLLVPDNKKALDMAIQEMLNHDDVYIVNVKQVIEWMKAPTSLVNITSFKPWSC; encoded by the coding sequence ATGGTGGACGAAATAGACGTTATTAAGAATCGTATTTTTATTGGACTTGTCGTTCTTGGTATAGAAATTATCCTTGTAATTTTTGTGTCCCTAGCACCAGATACTTATTTTCTATCTAGACCATTGGGGTTGGAAGAAGATGACTTAGCTGGACCGTGTCAACAAGGGGTCAACTGCCTTCTGCCTAAATGCTTCTGTAGTACATTTGAGCATCAAATGAACGTGCGCGACATTCCTCAGATGGTGTATTTCGGGTTCGATGACGGTATGACGACAGCTGCTGCCAACCACTACCTACAACTGTTCACACCTGATCGCAAAAATCCTAACGGCTGTCCCATCACAGCGTCTTTATATGTGGCAGACGAGTTCACTGACTACAATGCACTTGGGGATCTGTATAGGCGCGGATTCGAAGTGGCCGTACATAGTGTCACACACGAAAATCTTAAAACTGGCAGTTCGGTGAGAAAGGAAGCCAGAGAAGAACGAAGGAGAATAACTACACTAACTGGTGTTCCGGAAGACGAAATCGTCGGTTGGCGAAGTCCAAGTCTCGTTACTGCCGGTGACGCCCAGGATAGTGTTCTAAAAGAACTTGGATTTACGTATGACATTTCGTTAACTTATGTCAAGCAGCACATGAACGAGCGCGAGCCTTTTCCATTTACGTTAGATTACGCATGGCCGTATCAGTGTCACATCCCCTCCTGTCCCAATCATACTCACAAAGGATTGTGGGAAGTTCCGGTAAATTCTATGAGAGACTTCAAAGACGAATTTGCGTGTGTTTATGTAGACGGATGTTTGAATAGGCCGGAATCAGTAGAGGAAGCCTACAAGTACATAATGCTTAACTTTAAGGACAATTACTTTGGTAATCGAGCTCCGTTCGGTTTTAACATGCACTATGCATGGCTATTAGTACCCGACAATAAGAAAGCTTTAGATATGGCTATCCAAGAAATGTTAAACCATGACGATGTGTATATTGTGAATGTTAAACAAGTTATCGAGTGGATGAAGGCCCCTACGTCACTTGTAAACATAACTAGTTTTAAACCATGGAGTTGTTGA
- the LOC138326793 gene encoding chitin deacetylase 1-like — protein MTGQRILYFILTVLPSVTSFCHQGVNCHLPDCFCHTYFHPLDRHTIPQMVYFGFDDGVRETAIPYLDQLFGEPRKNPNGCPLSVTFYVSGDNTNYNVLSDMYFRGYELGSHSVTHGHISNAKLLKEEAETQRDNILKRVRGVTKNAVLGWRSPYLQTAGDAQVEVLKDLGYTYDISLTVTKAHMNSLSPWPMTLDYGWPFKCYIPPCVHNNHPGFWEVPVISLRDYRDQDNCVYFDTCKNETKTEEETFKYIMNNFLSHYNGNKAPFGIHMHVNWFKEPENLKAMDRAIDEMLSHKQVYIVNVKQVIAWMKDPQNYTQVEDFHPWSCSGTRVEAEVMTLSEIVLLLFVLAALGLYIFIMVKWLKFRKR, from the coding sequence ATGACGGGACAgagaattttgtattttatacttACAGTGTTACCTTCCGTCACATCTTTTTGTCATCAGGGCGTTAACTGTCACTTACCAGACTGTTTCTGTCACACTTACTTTCACCCTTTAGACCGCCACACCATCCCTCAGATGGTATATTTTGGATTTGACGATGGCGTTCGAGAAACTGCTATTCCGTACCTTGATCAACTTTTCGGTGAACCCCGAAAAAATCCGAACGGATGCCCACTTAGTGTGACTTTCTATGTCTCTGGAGATAACACGAATTACAATGTACTTTCGGATATGTACTTCCGAGGTTACGAGCTTGGCTCGCATAGTGTTACACATGGACATATTTCTAACGCCAAACTCCTCAAAGAAGAGGCTGAAACACAgagagataacattttaaaaagagTTCGTGGTGTCACAAAGAACGCGGTATTGGGATGGCGCAGCCCTTACTTACAGACAGCTGGGGATGCGCAAGTGGAAGTTCTGAAAGACCTTGGATATACTTATGATATATCACTAACTGTTACTAAAGCGCATATGAATAGCCTTTCTCCCTGGCCAATGACCCTGGACTATGGTTGGCCTttcaagtgttatatacctccATGTGTACACAACAACCACCCTGGTTTCTGGGAGGTGCCTGTCATTTCTCTAAGAGACTACAGAGATCAAGACAACTGTGTGTATTTTGACACATGTAAGAATGAGACGAAGACGGAAGAGGAaacatttaaatacattatgAATAATTTTCTCAGCCATTACAATGGTAATAAGGCTCCATTTGGCATCCACATGCACGTCAACTGGTTTAAGGAGCCAGAAAATCTCAAAGCCATGGATAGAGCAATAGATGAAATGTTATCACACAAACAGGTGTACATTGTAAACGTTAAACAGGTCATCGCCTGGATGAAGGATCCACAAAATTATACTCAAGTGGAGGATTTCCATCCGTGGAGCTGTTCCGGGACTCGCGTTGAAGCCGAAGTCATGACGTTGTCGGAAATcgtgttattattatttgttttagcAGCACTAGGTCTGTACATATTCATCATGGTCAAATGGCTCAAATTCCGTAAGAGGTAA